From one Anoplolepis gracilipes chromosome 8, ASM4749672v1, whole genome shotgun sequence genomic stretch:
- the LOC140668514 gene encoding IQ and AAA domain-containing protein 1-like isoform X1 translates to MSSGTYDELWREAQTLLAETIQADTVLQGAKPQKDRKKAHDVVAALYVRYILICNKLEQCYDQVIQPQKRLLLERALNAGLGRMLELKHDLVNIDLSEYSYYDDVLLECGVTPQEAEIQVPRYYSRERAVEIAERRKFIEDTLRNLGTLQEAVVPKKITESQAIRLIQAHERARQGRMRYQFMKEIREMKEKSIAKPEVAEEDEASEKLAALKIQKVWKGYITRCHIRKRRLEEMLLIGMLQPSQTITENARRAERLKQQRYEKQLDFQQQYQDLILEAKERIRNEKSAIMEENIRSEIRNWIDTYFQQTGKIPDLPSAESGGSRMIFSRQGTESTVSKSTAISSKESKKSKRSKSKKDSETEQSEDETDLGFKSVPSNFLPELIQANQEYQDVWRDKDESANPMQLPYRDMIEAEKTREVEDEIRVGVDQTIRGDIEALQAALDRDRGFKGKRAKKPQKRVRRSGKKNKRKKEKDLTPDRTTESLFEELLTQGIIKLHHVVSLDEFKGEKSFVNYDLCMKEKDPLPALGDIRQLIAEYCILPLGNQVLREFTPLVRSVLIAGPHGSGKKLLVNAICTELGATFFDITPANIAGKYPGKSGLIMLVHLISKVSRLLQPSVIFMDDAEKPFVKKVPKTDKTDPKRLKKDLPKLVKNITGEDRVLLIGTSNKPWDGDQKLLYQTYDKVIYIPRPDYGTVSLIWKDLLYKYSGINRQFDTSAMAKACDGFTVGTILATINEVMTTKRMVQLRTHPLTHAELVNALSSKDPVYREEEDAFLAWFSKTPTCRRKQKAIELEIEKLNEANESQKKKGAK, encoded by the exons ATGTCGAGCGGGACGTACGACGAACTCTGGAGGGAGGCCCAGACGTTGCTCGCGGAGACGATCCAGGCGGATACGGTGCTCCAGGGTGCGAAGCCGCAAAAGGATCGTAAGAAGGCGCACGACGTTGTCGCGGCCCTGTATGTTCGATACATCCTAATCTGCAACAAACTCGAACAGTGTTATGATCAGGTGATACAACCGCAGAAACGTCTGTTGCTCGAGAGAGCATTGAACGCGGGTCTGGGCAGGATGTTGGAGCTCAAGCACGATTTGGTCAATATCGATCTATCGGAGTATAGCTATTACGACGACGTGTTGCTCGAGTGCGGTGTGACACCGCAGGAAGCCGAGATCCAGGTACCGAGGTATTATAGCCGCGAACGTGCCGTGGAAATCGCGGAGAGACGGAAATTCATCGAAGACACCCTCCGAAATTTAGGCACGCTTCAAGAGGCCGTGGTGCCGAAAAAAATTACCGAGTCGCAGGCTATACGACTTATTCAG GCTCATGAACGAGCAAGACAAGGTAGAATGCGATATCAATTTATGAAAGAAATCCgcgaaatgaaagaaaaatcgattgCTAAACCAGAAGTCGCTGAAGAGGATGAAGCGAGTGAAAAGCTCGCAGCGCTGAAAATTCAGAAAGTATGGAAAGGGTATATAACTAGATGTCACATTCGAAAGAGACGCCTTGAAGAGATGCTATTGAtag GAATGTTGCAGCCTAGTCAAACGATCACGGAAAATGCTAGACGAGCGGAAAGATTGAAGCAACAGAGATATGAAAAACAACTGgattttcaacaacaatatcaGGATTTGATACTGGaagcgaaagagagaattcGTAACGAGAAAAGTGCCATTATGGAGGAAAATATCAGGAGCGAAATTCGAAATTGGATTGACACTTACTTTCAACAAACCGGAAAAATACCCGATTTACCATCCGCCGAAAGTGGTGGTTCGCGCATGATTTTCAGCAGACAG GGAACCGAGAGTACCGTAAGCAAGTCCACCGCGATATCGTCGAAAGAATCGAAAAAATCAAAACGCTCGAAATCAAAGAAAGATAGTGAAACGGAGCAGTCGGAAGACGAGACGGATCTAGGATTTAAATCGGTCCCTTCCAATTTCCTACCGGAATTGATTCAAGCAAATCAGGAGTATCAGGACGTCTGGAGGGACAAGGATGAATCTGCGAATCCAATGCAGTTACCTTATCGCGATATGATAGAAGCGGAGAAGACGAGGGAAGTCGAGGATGAAATCAGAGTAGGTGTAGATCAGACGATAAGAg GTGATATAGAGGCTCTTCAAGCTGCGCTAGACAGGGACAGAGGATTCAAGGGAAAACGTGCGAAGAAACCACAGAAACGTGTTCGCAGGAgcggaaagaaaaataagagaaagaaagagaaagatttaaCGCCCGATAGGACAACCGAGTCTCTTTTCGAAGAGCTTCTCACGCAAGGTATTATTAAGCTCCACCACGTAGTCTCTCTGGATGAATTCAAGGGCGAAAAATCTTTCGTGAACTATGATCTTTGTATGAAGGAGAAAGACCCTCTTCCGGCGCTCG GTGACATAAGGCAACTAATTGCCGAATACTGCATACTTCCGCTGGGCAATCAAGTCTTGAGAGAATTCACACCACTCGTACGATCTGTTCTGATAGCTGGTCCGCACGGTAGCGGCAAAAAGTTGTTGGTGAACGCGATCTGTACGGAACTCGGAGCTACGTTCTTCGACATCACGCCGGCAAATATCGCCGGCAAGTATCCCGGCAAATCGGGATTGATCATGCTTGTGCATTTAATCTCGAAG GTATCACGATTACTGCAGCCGTCAGTGATTTTTATGGACGATGCAGAAAAACcgtttgtaaaaaaagtacCGAAAACAGATAAAACTGATCCGAAACGTTTGAAAAAAGATCTACCGAAGCTCGTCAAGAATATCACGGGTGAGGACAGAGTTCTGCTTATTGGGACATCCAACAAACCTTGGGATGGCGATCAAAAACTCTTATATCAGACTTACGACAAAGTCATTTACATTCCTAGACCAGACTATGGCACTGTGTCTCTTATATGGAAGGATCTATTGTACAAA taCTCGGGTATTAATCGTCAATTTGATACATCGGCTATGGCTAAAGCATGCGACGGTTTTACAGTTGGCACCATTTTAGCAACAATTAACGAg GTTATGACTACAAAACGTATGGTACAACTACGAACTCATCCTTTAACACATGCCGAGTTGGTAAATGCGTTGAGTTCCAAGGATCCAGTGTATCGCGAAGAGGAAGATGCATTTCTAG CCTGGTTTTCTAAAACGCCAACCTGTCGACGAAAACAAAAAGCTATTGAATTGGAAATCGAGAAATTGAACGAAGCAAATGAAtcgcaaaaaaagaaaggagcAAAATAG
- the LOC140668514 gene encoding IQ and AAA domain-containing protein 1-like isoform X2 yields MSSGTYDELWREAQTLLAETIQADTVLQGAKPQKDRKKAHDVVAALYVRYILICNKLEQCYDQVIQPQKRLLLERALNAGLGRMLELKHDLVNIDLSEYSYYDDVLLECGVTPQEAEIQVPRYYSRERAVEIAERRKFIEDTLRNLGTLQEAVVPKKITESQAIRLIQAHERARQGRMRYQFMKEIREMKEKSIAKPEVAEEDEASEKLAALKIQKVWKGYITRCHIRKRRLEEMLLIGMLQPSQTITENARRAERLKQQRYEKQLDFQQQYQDLILEAKERIRNEKSAIMEENIRSEIRNWIDTYFQQTGKIPDLPSAESGGSRMIFSRQGTESTVSKSTAISSKESKKSKRSKSKKDSETEQSEDETDLGFKSVPSNFLPELIQANQEYQDVWRDKDESANPMQLPYRDMIEAEKTREVEDEIRVGVDQTIRGDIEALQAALDRDRGFKGKRAKKPQKRVRRSGKKNKRKKEKDLTPDRTTESLFEELLTQGIIKLHHVVSLDEFKGEKSFVNYDLCMKEKDPLPALGDIRQLIAEYCILPLGNQVLREFTPLVRSVLIAGPHGSGKKLLVNAICTELGATFFDITPANIAGKYPGKSGLIMLVHLISKVSRLLQPSVIFMDDAEKPFVKKVPKTDKTDPKRLKKDLPKLVKNITGEDRVLLIGTSNKPWDGDQKLLYQTYDKVIYIPRPDYGTVSLIWKDLLYKYSGINRQFDTSAMAKACDGFTVGTILATINEVMTTKRMVQLRTHPLTHAELVNALSSKDPVYREEEDAFLDFQQF; encoded by the exons ATGTCGAGCGGGACGTACGACGAACTCTGGAGGGAGGCCCAGACGTTGCTCGCGGAGACGATCCAGGCGGATACGGTGCTCCAGGGTGCGAAGCCGCAAAAGGATCGTAAGAAGGCGCACGACGTTGTCGCGGCCCTGTATGTTCGATACATCCTAATCTGCAACAAACTCGAACAGTGTTATGATCAGGTGATACAACCGCAGAAACGTCTGTTGCTCGAGAGAGCATTGAACGCGGGTCTGGGCAGGATGTTGGAGCTCAAGCACGATTTGGTCAATATCGATCTATCGGAGTATAGCTATTACGACGACGTGTTGCTCGAGTGCGGTGTGACACCGCAGGAAGCCGAGATCCAGGTACCGAGGTATTATAGCCGCGAACGTGCCGTGGAAATCGCGGAGAGACGGAAATTCATCGAAGACACCCTCCGAAATTTAGGCACGCTTCAAGAGGCCGTGGTGCCGAAAAAAATTACCGAGTCGCAGGCTATACGACTTATTCAG GCTCATGAACGAGCAAGACAAGGTAGAATGCGATATCAATTTATGAAAGAAATCCgcgaaatgaaagaaaaatcgattgCTAAACCAGAAGTCGCTGAAGAGGATGAAGCGAGTGAAAAGCTCGCAGCGCTGAAAATTCAGAAAGTATGGAAAGGGTATATAACTAGATGTCACATTCGAAAGAGACGCCTTGAAGAGATGCTATTGAtag GAATGTTGCAGCCTAGTCAAACGATCACGGAAAATGCTAGACGAGCGGAAAGATTGAAGCAACAGAGATATGAAAAACAACTGgattttcaacaacaatatcaGGATTTGATACTGGaagcgaaagagagaattcGTAACGAGAAAAGTGCCATTATGGAGGAAAATATCAGGAGCGAAATTCGAAATTGGATTGACACTTACTTTCAACAAACCGGAAAAATACCCGATTTACCATCCGCCGAAAGTGGTGGTTCGCGCATGATTTTCAGCAGACAG GGAACCGAGAGTACCGTAAGCAAGTCCACCGCGATATCGTCGAAAGAATCGAAAAAATCAAAACGCTCGAAATCAAAGAAAGATAGTGAAACGGAGCAGTCGGAAGACGAGACGGATCTAGGATTTAAATCGGTCCCTTCCAATTTCCTACCGGAATTGATTCAAGCAAATCAGGAGTATCAGGACGTCTGGAGGGACAAGGATGAATCTGCGAATCCAATGCAGTTACCTTATCGCGATATGATAGAAGCGGAGAAGACGAGGGAAGTCGAGGATGAAATCAGAGTAGGTGTAGATCAGACGATAAGAg GTGATATAGAGGCTCTTCAAGCTGCGCTAGACAGGGACAGAGGATTCAAGGGAAAACGTGCGAAGAAACCACAGAAACGTGTTCGCAGGAgcggaaagaaaaataagagaaagaaagagaaagatttaaCGCCCGATAGGACAACCGAGTCTCTTTTCGAAGAGCTTCTCACGCAAGGTATTATTAAGCTCCACCACGTAGTCTCTCTGGATGAATTCAAGGGCGAAAAATCTTTCGTGAACTATGATCTTTGTATGAAGGAGAAAGACCCTCTTCCGGCGCTCG GTGACATAAGGCAACTAATTGCCGAATACTGCATACTTCCGCTGGGCAATCAAGTCTTGAGAGAATTCACACCACTCGTACGATCTGTTCTGATAGCTGGTCCGCACGGTAGCGGCAAAAAGTTGTTGGTGAACGCGATCTGTACGGAACTCGGAGCTACGTTCTTCGACATCACGCCGGCAAATATCGCCGGCAAGTATCCCGGCAAATCGGGATTGATCATGCTTGTGCATTTAATCTCGAAG GTATCACGATTACTGCAGCCGTCAGTGATTTTTATGGACGATGCAGAAAAACcgtttgtaaaaaaagtacCGAAAACAGATAAAACTGATCCGAAACGTTTGAAAAAAGATCTACCGAAGCTCGTCAAGAATATCACGGGTGAGGACAGAGTTCTGCTTATTGGGACATCCAACAAACCTTGGGATGGCGATCAAAAACTCTTATATCAGACTTACGACAAAGTCATTTACATTCCTAGACCAGACTATGGCACTGTGTCTCTTATATGGAAGGATCTATTGTACAAA taCTCGGGTATTAATCGTCAATTTGATACATCGGCTATGGCTAAAGCATGCGACGGTTTTACAGTTGGCACCATTTTAGCAACAATTAACGAg GTTATGACTACAAAACGTATGGTACAACTACGAACTCATCCTTTAACACATGCCGAGTTGGTAAATGCGTTGAGTTCCAAGGATCCAGTGTATCGCGAAGAGGAAGATGCATTTCTAG ACTTCCAGCAAttttaa
- the LOC140668514 gene encoding IQ and AAA domain-containing protein 1-like isoform X3: MSSGTYDELWREAQTLLAETIQADTVLQGAKPQKDRKKAHDVVAALYVRYILICNKLEQCYDQVIQPQKRLLLERALNAGLGRMLELKHDLVNIDLSEYSYYDDVLLECGVTPQEAEIQVPRYYSRERAVEIAERRKFIEDTLRNLGTLQEAVVPKKITESQAIRLIQAHERARQGRMRYQFMKEIREMKEKSIAKPEVAEEDEASEKLAALKIQKVWKGYITRCHIRKRRLEEMLLIGMLQPSQTITENARRAERLKQQRYEKQLDFQQQYQDLILEAKERIRNEKSAIMEENIRSEIRNWIDTYFQQTGKIPDLPSAESGGSRMIFSRQGTESTVSKSTAISSKESKKSKRSKSKKDSETEQSEDETDLGFKSVPSNFLPELIQANQEYQDVWRDKDESANPMQLPYRDMIEAEKTREVEDEIRVGVDQTIRGDIEALQAALDRDRGFKGKRAKKPQKRVRRSGKKNKRKKEKDLTPDRTTESLFEELLTQGDIRQLIAEYCILPLGNQVLREFTPLVRSVLIAGPHGSGKKLLVNAICTELGATFFDITPANIAGKYPGKSGLIMLVHLISKVSRLLQPSVIFMDDAEKPFVKKVPKTDKTDPKRLKKDLPKLVKNITGEDRVLLIGTSNKPWDGDQKLLYQTYDKVIYIPRPDYGTVSLIWKDLLYKYSGINRQFDTSAMAKACDGFTVGTILATINEVMTTKRMVQLRTHPLTHAELVNALSSKDPVYREEEDAFLAWFSKTPTCRRKQKAIELEIEKLNEANESQKKKGAK; encoded by the exons ATGTCGAGCGGGACGTACGACGAACTCTGGAGGGAGGCCCAGACGTTGCTCGCGGAGACGATCCAGGCGGATACGGTGCTCCAGGGTGCGAAGCCGCAAAAGGATCGTAAGAAGGCGCACGACGTTGTCGCGGCCCTGTATGTTCGATACATCCTAATCTGCAACAAACTCGAACAGTGTTATGATCAGGTGATACAACCGCAGAAACGTCTGTTGCTCGAGAGAGCATTGAACGCGGGTCTGGGCAGGATGTTGGAGCTCAAGCACGATTTGGTCAATATCGATCTATCGGAGTATAGCTATTACGACGACGTGTTGCTCGAGTGCGGTGTGACACCGCAGGAAGCCGAGATCCAGGTACCGAGGTATTATAGCCGCGAACGTGCCGTGGAAATCGCGGAGAGACGGAAATTCATCGAAGACACCCTCCGAAATTTAGGCACGCTTCAAGAGGCCGTGGTGCCGAAAAAAATTACCGAGTCGCAGGCTATACGACTTATTCAG GCTCATGAACGAGCAAGACAAGGTAGAATGCGATATCAATTTATGAAAGAAATCCgcgaaatgaaagaaaaatcgattgCTAAACCAGAAGTCGCTGAAGAGGATGAAGCGAGTGAAAAGCTCGCAGCGCTGAAAATTCAGAAAGTATGGAAAGGGTATATAACTAGATGTCACATTCGAAAGAGACGCCTTGAAGAGATGCTATTGAtag GAATGTTGCAGCCTAGTCAAACGATCACGGAAAATGCTAGACGAGCGGAAAGATTGAAGCAACAGAGATATGAAAAACAACTGgattttcaacaacaatatcaGGATTTGATACTGGaagcgaaagagagaattcGTAACGAGAAAAGTGCCATTATGGAGGAAAATATCAGGAGCGAAATTCGAAATTGGATTGACACTTACTTTCAACAAACCGGAAAAATACCCGATTTACCATCCGCCGAAAGTGGTGGTTCGCGCATGATTTTCAGCAGACAG GGAACCGAGAGTACCGTAAGCAAGTCCACCGCGATATCGTCGAAAGAATCGAAAAAATCAAAACGCTCGAAATCAAAGAAAGATAGTGAAACGGAGCAGTCGGAAGACGAGACGGATCTAGGATTTAAATCGGTCCCTTCCAATTTCCTACCGGAATTGATTCAAGCAAATCAGGAGTATCAGGACGTCTGGAGGGACAAGGATGAATCTGCGAATCCAATGCAGTTACCTTATCGCGATATGATAGAAGCGGAGAAGACGAGGGAAGTCGAGGATGAAATCAGAGTAGGTGTAGATCAGACGATAAGAg GTGATATAGAGGCTCTTCAAGCTGCGCTAGACAGGGACAGAGGATTCAAGGGAAAACGTGCGAAGAAACCACAGAAACGTGTTCGCAGGAgcggaaagaaaaataagagaaagaaagagaaagatttaaCGCCCGATAGGACAACCGAGTCTCTTTTCGAAGAGCTTCTCACGCAAG GTGACATAAGGCAACTAATTGCCGAATACTGCATACTTCCGCTGGGCAATCAAGTCTTGAGAGAATTCACACCACTCGTACGATCTGTTCTGATAGCTGGTCCGCACGGTAGCGGCAAAAAGTTGTTGGTGAACGCGATCTGTACGGAACTCGGAGCTACGTTCTTCGACATCACGCCGGCAAATATCGCCGGCAAGTATCCCGGCAAATCGGGATTGATCATGCTTGTGCATTTAATCTCGAAG GTATCACGATTACTGCAGCCGTCAGTGATTTTTATGGACGATGCAGAAAAACcgtttgtaaaaaaagtacCGAAAACAGATAAAACTGATCCGAAACGTTTGAAAAAAGATCTACCGAAGCTCGTCAAGAATATCACGGGTGAGGACAGAGTTCTGCTTATTGGGACATCCAACAAACCTTGGGATGGCGATCAAAAACTCTTATATCAGACTTACGACAAAGTCATTTACATTCCTAGACCAGACTATGGCACTGTGTCTCTTATATGGAAGGATCTATTGTACAAA taCTCGGGTATTAATCGTCAATTTGATACATCGGCTATGGCTAAAGCATGCGACGGTTTTACAGTTGGCACCATTTTAGCAACAATTAACGAg GTTATGACTACAAAACGTATGGTACAACTACGAACTCATCCTTTAACACATGCCGAGTTGGTAAATGCGTTGAGTTCCAAGGATCCAGTGTATCGCGAAGAGGAAGATGCATTTCTAG CCTGGTTTTCTAAAACGCCAACCTGTCGACGAAAACAAAAAGCTATTGAATTGGAAATCGAGAAATTGAACGAAGCAAATGAAtcgcaaaaaaagaaaggagcAAAATAG
- the LOC140668514 gene encoding IQ and AAA domain-containing protein 1-like isoform X4, protein MLELKHDLVNIDLSEYSYYDDVLLECGVTPQEAEIQVPRYYSRERAVEIAERRKFIEDTLRNLGTLQEAVVPKKITESQAIRLIQAHERARQGRMRYQFMKEIREMKEKSIAKPEVAEEDEASEKLAALKIQKVWKGYITRCHIRKRRLEEMLLIGMLQPSQTITENARRAERLKQQRYEKQLDFQQQYQDLILEAKERIRNEKSAIMEENIRSEIRNWIDTYFQQTGKIPDLPSAESGGSRMIFSRQGTESTVSKSTAISSKESKKSKRSKSKKDSETEQSEDETDLGFKSVPSNFLPELIQANQEYQDVWRDKDESANPMQLPYRDMIEAEKTREVEDEIRVGVDQTIRGDIEALQAALDRDRGFKGKRAKKPQKRVRRSGKKNKRKKEKDLTPDRTTESLFEELLTQGIIKLHHVVSLDEFKGEKSFVNYDLCMKEKDPLPALGDIRQLIAEYCILPLGNQVLREFTPLVRSVLIAGPHGSGKKLLVNAICTELGATFFDITPANIAGKYPGKSGLIMLVHLISKVSRLLQPSVIFMDDAEKPFVKKVPKTDKTDPKRLKKDLPKLVKNITGEDRVLLIGTSNKPWDGDQKLLYQTYDKVIYIPRPDYGTVSLIWKDLLYKYSGINRQFDTSAMAKACDGFTVGTILATINEVMTTKRMVQLRTHPLTHAELVNALSSKDPVYREEEDAFLAWFSKTPTCRRKQKAIELEIEKLNEANESQKKKGAK, encoded by the exons ATGTTGGAGCTCAAGCACGATTTGGTCAATATCGATCTATCGGAGTATAGCTATTACGACGACGTGTTGCTCGAGTGCGGTGTGACACCGCAGGAAGCCGAGATCCAGGTACCGAGGTATTATAGCCGCGAACGTGCCGTGGAAATCGCGGAGAGACGGAAATTCATCGAAGACACCCTCCGAAATTTAGGCACGCTTCAAGAGGCCGTGGTGCCGAAAAAAATTACCGAGTCGCAGGCTATACGACTTATTCAG GCTCATGAACGAGCAAGACAAGGTAGAATGCGATATCAATTTATGAAAGAAATCCgcgaaatgaaagaaaaatcgattgCTAAACCAGAAGTCGCTGAAGAGGATGAAGCGAGTGAAAAGCTCGCAGCGCTGAAAATTCAGAAAGTATGGAAAGGGTATATAACTAGATGTCACATTCGAAAGAGACGCCTTGAAGAGATGCTATTGAtag GAATGTTGCAGCCTAGTCAAACGATCACGGAAAATGCTAGACGAGCGGAAAGATTGAAGCAACAGAGATATGAAAAACAACTGgattttcaacaacaatatcaGGATTTGATACTGGaagcgaaagagagaattcGTAACGAGAAAAGTGCCATTATGGAGGAAAATATCAGGAGCGAAATTCGAAATTGGATTGACACTTACTTTCAACAAACCGGAAAAATACCCGATTTACCATCCGCCGAAAGTGGTGGTTCGCGCATGATTTTCAGCAGACAG GGAACCGAGAGTACCGTAAGCAAGTCCACCGCGATATCGTCGAAAGAATCGAAAAAATCAAAACGCTCGAAATCAAAGAAAGATAGTGAAACGGAGCAGTCGGAAGACGAGACGGATCTAGGATTTAAATCGGTCCCTTCCAATTTCCTACCGGAATTGATTCAAGCAAATCAGGAGTATCAGGACGTCTGGAGGGACAAGGATGAATCTGCGAATCCAATGCAGTTACCTTATCGCGATATGATAGAAGCGGAGAAGACGAGGGAAGTCGAGGATGAAATCAGAGTAGGTGTAGATCAGACGATAAGAg GTGATATAGAGGCTCTTCAAGCTGCGCTAGACAGGGACAGAGGATTCAAGGGAAAACGTGCGAAGAAACCACAGAAACGTGTTCGCAGGAgcggaaagaaaaataagagaaagaaagagaaagatttaaCGCCCGATAGGACAACCGAGTCTCTTTTCGAAGAGCTTCTCACGCAAGGTATTATTAAGCTCCACCACGTAGTCTCTCTGGATGAATTCAAGGGCGAAAAATCTTTCGTGAACTATGATCTTTGTATGAAGGAGAAAGACCCTCTTCCGGCGCTCG GTGACATAAGGCAACTAATTGCCGAATACTGCATACTTCCGCTGGGCAATCAAGTCTTGAGAGAATTCACACCACTCGTACGATCTGTTCTGATAGCTGGTCCGCACGGTAGCGGCAAAAAGTTGTTGGTGAACGCGATCTGTACGGAACTCGGAGCTACGTTCTTCGACATCACGCCGGCAAATATCGCCGGCAAGTATCCCGGCAAATCGGGATTGATCATGCTTGTGCATTTAATCTCGAAG GTATCACGATTACTGCAGCCGTCAGTGATTTTTATGGACGATGCAGAAAAACcgtttgtaaaaaaagtacCGAAAACAGATAAAACTGATCCGAAACGTTTGAAAAAAGATCTACCGAAGCTCGTCAAGAATATCACGGGTGAGGACAGAGTTCTGCTTATTGGGACATCCAACAAACCTTGGGATGGCGATCAAAAACTCTTATATCAGACTTACGACAAAGTCATTTACATTCCTAGACCAGACTATGGCACTGTGTCTCTTATATGGAAGGATCTATTGTACAAA taCTCGGGTATTAATCGTCAATTTGATACATCGGCTATGGCTAAAGCATGCGACGGTTTTACAGTTGGCACCATTTTAGCAACAATTAACGAg GTTATGACTACAAAACGTATGGTACAACTACGAACTCATCCTTTAACACATGCCGAGTTGGTAAATGCGTTGAGTTCCAAGGATCCAGTGTATCGCGAAGAGGAAGATGCATTTCTAG CCTGGTTTTCTAAAACGCCAACCTGTCGACGAAAACAAAAAGCTATTGAATTGGAAATCGAGAAATTGAACGAAGCAAATGAAtcgcaaaaaaagaaaggagcAAAATAG